The following proteins come from a genomic window of Nostoc sp. ATCC 53789:
- a CDS encoding SDR family oxidoreductase, whose translation MNTTEELHVIFGTGPLAQAVMRELLARNKRVRMINRSGKADVPSNVEIIASDAYNSENTRAVTTGATVVYQCAQPAYTQWPEFFPSLQASIVEGVAASGAKLVVGDNLYMYGPVNGALQEDMPNAATTRKGRVRGQIAEALLDAHRRGIVRVAIGRASDFYGPLVLDSVMGDRIFPSVLTGKPASAIGEIDLPHTYTFIDDFGKALVVLGEQDKALGQIWHVPNAETLTTRQFINIAFEEAGHPPKISKMGKFMMRLGGIFIPEARETVEMMYEFDEPFVVNHDKYVQAFGNHATPLREAIRHTLTWYSEHLETLKT comes from the coding sequence ATGAACACAACAGAAGAACTCCATGTAATTTTTGGTACTGGCCCCCTGGCACAAGCCGTCATGCGCGAACTGCTAGCTCGGAACAAACGGGTGCGTATGATTAACCGCAGTGGCAAAGCAGACGTACCCTCTAATGTGGAAATCATCGCCAGCGATGCTTATAATTCCGAAAATACACGAGCGGTTACTACTGGGGCGACAGTCGTTTACCAATGCGCGCAACCAGCCTACACCCAATGGCCAGAGTTTTTTCCCTCATTGCAAGCTAGCATTGTCGAAGGCGTAGCCGCCAGTGGCGCAAAGCTTGTTGTGGGAGATAATCTCTATATGTATGGCCCTGTCAATGGTGCGTTGCAAGAAGATATGCCGAATGCTGCAACCACCCGCAAAGGGCGCGTCCGTGGGCAGATAGCAGAGGCGCTTTTGGATGCACACCGTAGAGGTATTGTACGAGTTGCTATTGGTCGAGCATCGGACTTCTATGGGCCACTAGTACTTGATTCTGTAATGGGCGATCGCATTTTTCCCTCTGTACTGACTGGGAAGCCTGCATCAGCGATCGGTGAAATTGACCTCCCTCATACTTATACCTTTATCGATGACTTTGGCAAGGCATTGGTGGTCTTAGGGGAACAGGATAAAGCATTGGGTCAAATTTGGCACGTACCTAATGCTGAGACTCTCACTACTCGACAATTTATCAACATAGCTTTTGAGGAAGCTGGACACCCACCAAAAATCAGTAAAATGGGTAAATTCATGATGCGACTAGGCGGAATTTTTATCCCAGAAGCTCGTGAAACCGTCGAAATGATGTATGAGTTTGATGAGCCATTTGTTGTAAATCATGATAAATACGTTCAAGCATTTGGCAACCATGCTACCCCTTTACGTGAAGCTATCCGACACACCTTGACATGGTATAGCGAACATCTCGAAACTTTAAAAACGTAA
- a CDS encoding VWA domain-containing protein, protein MIKTSYEFDQSILPAGSSLKTNILLRFRPDIAESPRRNLNLSLVIDRSGSMAGAALHHALKAAESVVDQLEPDDILSVVVYDDEVDSVVPPQAVTNKATLKDSIRKVRAGGITNLSGGWLKGCEHVKTRLDPQKINRVLLLTDGHANMGIQDPKVLTATSGQKAEEGITTTTLGFAQGFNEDLLIGMARAARGNFYFIQSIDEASEVFSIELDSLRAVVGQNLTVKLELAEGVSLVDTLSLAKVSQNDAGQAVISLGELYEGEDKLLGLSLLISSAQVGELPVMKLHYSADVIQNDLIQNVSGTADIIAKVGTVEEAAFASTSHITLELSRLTIAKAKETALDLAENGRHQEAEETLRTLVKDLRDKGLNENFEIAEEIDQLEYFASRIAQKALGNAGRKELRDQSYQTMNRNRNDLVGRGVTAGDEVYAMPVVNEVGSGVELYCLREGGKLRVKVISEGYDSAKNVQFPRSIRAEGARYVVEGLELSSENTFYRVRGNITRFAQPGEADIFVAPRQSNIAYTGKASKGPASSADLPTTDVVKDGILVQCVKDGSKLRARVVSDGYEPDWNMRFPRSVREEGMLYVVDEVKTAPDGKSYIACGEIKRFVQPTTTN, encoded by the coding sequence ATGATTAAGACAAGTTACGAATTTGACCAGTCTATTCTTCCCGCAGGATCTTCACTAAAGACTAATATTCTGCTACGTTTTCGTCCTGACATAGCTGAATCTCCCCGACGGAACCTTAACCTTTCTCTTGTAATTGACCGTTCCGGCTCTATGGCAGGTGCTGCCTTACATCATGCACTCAAAGCTGCTGAGTCTGTGGTTGATCAACTTGAGCCAGATGACATTCTCTCAGTAGTTGTTTACGACGATGAAGTAGACAGCGTTGTACCACCCCAAGCTGTAACTAACAAAGCCACACTGAAAGATTCTATCCGCAAAGTGAGAGCAGGCGGTATTACCAACTTATCGGGGGGATGGCTCAAAGGCTGTGAACACGTCAAAACGCGACTCGATCCGCAAAAAATCAACCGTGTTCTCTTACTTACCGATGGTCACGCCAATATGGGCATTCAAGACCCCAAGGTACTAACGGCAACATCAGGGCAAAAAGCTGAGGAAGGTATCACCACAACTACATTAGGTTTTGCTCAGGGTTTTAATGAAGACCTGCTGATTGGTATGGCAAGGGCTGCCAGGGGAAACTTCTATTTCATTCAAAGCATTGATGAAGCAAGTGAAGTGTTTAGTATTGAGCTAGACAGTCTCAGAGCAGTAGTAGGACAAAACCTCACAGTGAAACTTGAGTTGGCTGAAGGTGTCAGTCTTGTTGATACTTTAAGTCTTGCAAAAGTTAGCCAGAATGATGCTGGTCAAGCTGTTATCAGCTTGGGAGAGCTTTACGAAGGTGAAGACAAACTTCTCGGCTTAAGTTTGCTGATATCAAGTGCTCAAGTTGGTGAGTTACCTGTGATGAAACTGCATTACAGCGCTGACGTTATCCAAAATGACCTCATTCAAAACGTTTCAGGCACAGCAGATATCATCGCCAAAGTTGGCACTGTTGAGGAAGCAGCTTTTGCCTCTACAAGCCATATCACTCTTGAACTGAGCCGCCTCACCATCGCTAAGGCTAAAGAGACTGCCCTTGATTTAGCTGAAAATGGCAGACACCAGGAAGCGGAAGAAACCCTGCGTACTCTGGTGAAAGATTTGCGGGATAAAGGGTTAAACGAGAATTTTGAAATTGCTGAAGAGATCGATCAACTTGAGTATTTCGCAAGTCGAATCGCCCAAAAAGCTCTAGGTAATGCTGGACGTAAAGAATTGCGAGATCAGTCTTACCAGACAATGAACCGTAATCGCAACGATCTGGTGGGGCGCGGTGTTACTGCTGGTGATGAAGTGTACGCAATGCCGGTTGTCAATGAAGTTGGCTCAGGTGTTGAATTGTATTGCCTTCGTGAAGGAGGTAAACTACGGGTCAAAGTCATATCTGAAGGCTATGATTCAGCCAAGAATGTCCAGTTTCCCCGGAGTATTCGGGCTGAGGGAGCAAGGTACGTTGTTGAAGGGCTGGAACTTTCAAGTGAAAACACTTTCTACCGTGTACGTGGCAATATCACTCGTTTTGCTCAACCCGGTGAAGCAGATATCTTCGTTGCCCCTAGACAATCGAATATAGCTTATACAGGCAAAGCCTCTAAAGGCCCTGCCAGTTCTGCCGATCTTCCCACAACTGATGTTGTAAAAGACGGCATTCTGGTTCAGTGTGTCAAAGATGGCAGCAAGCTACGCGCTAGAGTGGTTTCCGACGGTTATGAACCAGATTGGAATATGCGTTTTCCGCGATCGGTTCGTGAGGAAGGGATGCTTTATGTTGTTGATGAAGTCAAAACAGCACCTGATGGAAAGTCTTATATTGCGTGTGGTGAAATTAAGCGATTTGTCCAACCCACTACTACCAATTAA
- a CDS encoding class I SAM-dependent methyltransferase, protein MNTIYEDGTYLQNHPTWHEEDSPWKAKQIAKIIKRNNLNPLTICEIGCGAGEILNSLQTEFSDKTSFYGYEISPNAFEICNSKSNKKLHFFLKDLLNEKEAIFDLVMAIDVFEHVEEYFGFLRKLKEKGKYKLFHIPLDLSVQTVLRSSPILKDRLLYGHIHYFTKETALATLKDTGYEVLDYFYTCPCLELQNRGGWKSSLLNVPRKLLFSINQDLAVRILGRFSLLVLAK, encoded by the coding sequence ATGAATACTATTTATGAAGATGGTACATACCTTCAAAATCACCCAACCTGGCATGAAGAAGATTCGCCGTGGAAAGCCAAGCAGATAGCCAAGATAATTAAGAGAAATAATCTGAATCCATTAACAATATGTGAAATTGGATGTGGTGCTGGTGAAATATTGAATTCTCTGCAAACTGAATTTAGTGATAAAACAAGCTTTTATGGATATGAAATATCCCCTAATGCATTTGAAATATGTAATAGTAAAAGCAATAAAAAACTTCATTTTTTTTTGAAGGATTTGCTGAATGAAAAAGAAGCAATATTTGATTTGGTGATGGCAATTGATGTATTTGAACACGTAGAGGAATATTTTGGTTTCTTACGGAAACTAAAAGAGAAGGGAAAATACAAATTATTCCATATTCCTCTAGATTTGTCAGTGCAAACTGTTTTACGCAGTTCTCCTATATTGAAAGATAGGCTTTTGTATGGGCATATCCATTATTTTACTAAGGAAACTGCACTAGCAACCCTAAAAGATACAGGGTACGAAGTATTGGATTATTTCTATACGTGTCCTTGCTTGGAACTTCAGAATCGTGGTGGATGGAAAAGCAGTTTACTAAACGTACCAAGAAAATTGTTGTTTTCCATTAATCAGGATTTAGCTGTAAGGATTCTTGGAAGATTCTCGCTATTGGTTTTAGCAAAGTAA
- a CDS encoding glycosyltransferase family 2 protein, whose translation MISIITPVYNGEKFIESCLQVVIDQNCLEVEHIIVDGGSGDKTVDIIKDKANQYPHIRWISEKDKGQSDAMNKGIAMARGEIIGVLNVDDFYEINLLNRICEIFQTLPEHSLIVGNCNIINQKEQLMFINKPSQLRTIDLLLGRRLNDDGIIDASFPVNPSAYFYHKSLHQKIGLYKVEDHYSMDIDFLLKAVCSSNVKYFNEAWGNFRYYPGTKTFDDSATGSSLARIEKLFNDYIKTLSLIEQWQILLARNINFTFLKIFYFSKHPERLLESIKQRLAQQDLPWISHK comes from the coding sequence ATGATTAGTATAATTACACCAGTTTATAACGGTGAGAAATTTATAGAATCTTGCCTTCAAGTTGTCATTGACCAAAATTGTTTAGAAGTAGAGCATATCATTGTTGATGGAGGTTCAGGTGACAAGACAGTAGACATTATTAAAGATAAAGCCAATCAATATCCCCACATACGTTGGATTAGTGAAAAGGACAAAGGACAATCTGACGCTATGAACAAAGGAATTGCTATGGCACGAGGGGAGATTATTGGTGTTTTAAATGTTGATGATTTTTATGAGATAAATCTTCTTAACCGCATCTGTGAGATTTTCCAAACTTTACCAGAACATAGCTTGATTGTTGGTAACTGTAATATCATTAATCAGAAAGAGCAGCTAATGTTTATTAATAAACCTAGCCAATTACGAACAATAGATTTACTATTAGGAAGACGACTTAATGATGATGGAATTATCGATGCTTCTTTTCCAGTAAATCCATCTGCTTACTTCTATCATAAATCATTACATCAAAAAATTGGACTCTATAAAGTAGAAGATCATTATTCAATGGATATAGATTTCCTTTTGAAAGCTGTTTGTTCATCTAATGTTAAATATTTCAATGAAGCTTGGGGTAACTTTAGATATTATCCAGGAACTAAAACATTTGATGATTCTGCAACAGGAAGCAGTTTAGCGCGAATTGAAAAATTATTTAATGATTATATTAAAACACTATCTTTGATAGAACAATGGCAGATTTTGTTAGCTAGGAATATAAATTTTACCTTCTTAAAAATCTTTTATTTTTCCAAGCATCCAGAACGATTGCTTGAATCTATTAAGCAGCGATTAGCTCAACAGGACTTACCCTGGATTTCTCACAAGTGA
- a CDS encoding DUF4157 domain-containing protein: MSDRTFRRHNAGRSNFTNPSLVSSTIPTLANATRGFGLPTNNTPLETVTEVAGDLQEAQSAEEQSLEPESIKEKPLVHDISRISLRRPQPQLTVSQPGDQYEQEADSVANKIMWMTKPEPKINLGEMGSQDIMQRKCAACEQQEEVQTKLSLQRATDGSVQSENNIESQLNSSKGGGSPLSAEVQEFMEPRFGSNFNNVRVHTDSNAMQMSQSLGAQAFTHGSDVYFGAGKSPGNNELTAHELTHVVQQTGKVQKQSDTSTAPVPLDQASNGMPPKTGTTKIDHKNTTITASGKNITEAITNLTSQGKGEAGSVTCAPEKSVKTYQADDRSAEIIYEADVLVTETKAMPVWTELDKQCEPVKTEWARFYSALDQHENGHISIDEKAFKDLHKKLLGKTTSAADTIFNDTYTKANTDNNTYDTTTKHGLTQGTGVTPVQCGTEKVSQNGDESNAQIEVQTKQIEPKTLQKDLI; the protein is encoded by the coding sequence ATGAGCGATCGCACTTTTCGGCGACACAACGCAGGTAGATCAAATTTTACAAATCCATCGCTTGTCTCATCAACTATTCCCACATTGGCAAATGCGACACGCGGTTTTGGTTTACCAACAAATAATACTCCACTCGAAACAGTCACTGAGGTAGCGGGCGACCTTCAAGAAGCTCAGTCTGCTGAAGAACAATCATTAGAACCAGAATCTATCAAAGAAAAGCCTCTTGTTCACGACATTAGTCGCATCTCTTTGCGTCGTCCACAGCCGCAACTTACAGTTAGCCAGCCAGGAGACCAGTATGAGCAGGAAGCCGACTCGGTTGCTAACAAAATCATGTGGATGACTAAGCCTGAGCCAAAGATAAATTTGGGTGAGATGGGTTCACAAGATATCATGCAACGAAAATGTGCAGCTTGTGAGCAACAAGAGGAAGTACAAACTAAGCTATCACTACAACGGGCGACTGATGGCAGCGTCCAGAGTGAGAATAACATTGAGAGTCAGTTAAATAGTAGTAAGGGTGGGGGAAGCCCGTTATCTGCCGAAGTGCAAGAGTTTATGGAACCACGCTTTGGTAGTAACTTTAACAATGTGCGAGTACATACTGACTCTAATGCTATGCAGATGAGTCAGTCGTTGGGAGCGCAGGCATTTACTCATGGTAGTGATGTTTACTTTGGTGCAGGGAAATCGCCTGGTAATAACGAGTTGACAGCCCATGAGTTAACCCATGTAGTACAGCAAACAGGCAAGGTACAAAAACAAAGCGATACATCCACAGCACCAGTCCCTCTTGACCAGGCATCTAATGGTATGCCGCCCAAAACAGGTACAACCAAAATTGACCACAAGAATACTACAATTACCGCTTCTGGGAAAAACATCACCGAAGCAATTACAAACTTAACATCACAAGGAAAGGGCGAAGCGGGCAGTGTTACTTGTGCCCCAGAGAAAAGTGTCAAAACTTACCAAGCTGACGATCGGTCTGCTGAAATTATCTATGAAGCAGACGTTCTAGTCACAGAAACTAAGGCAATGCCCGTCTGGACTGAACTTGACAAACAATGCGAACCCGTTAAAACAGAATGGGCAAGGTTTTATAGCGCTCTGGATCAGCACGAAAATGGGCACATTAGTATTGACGAGAAGGCTTTTAAAGATTTACACAAAAAGCTGCTTGGCAAAACAACCTCAGCAGCTGACACAATTTTTAACGATACTTATACTAAAGCTAATACTGATAACAATACTTACGACACCACAACTAAGCACGGGCTGACTCAAGGTACAGGAGTAACCCCGGTACAATGCGGCACAGAAAAAGTTTCTCAAAATGGAGATGAATCAAATGCACAGATAGAAGTTCAAACTAAACAGATAGAGCCGAAAACGCTACAAAAGGATCTAATCTGA
- the aroF gene encoding 3-deoxy-7-phosphoheptulonate synthase, which yields MIIVMKPFTPSAEIEQVNEEIRRHELTPEICVGHHKVVIGLVGDTSELDPRQIQNLNPFIEQVIRIKKPFKRASLEFRYGEHSEVVVPTPNGPITFGQNHPVVVVAGPCSVENEEMIVETAQAVKECGVQFLRGGAYKPRTSPYAFQGHGESALALLAKAKEATGLGIITEIMDTDDLDKLIEVADVLQIGARNMQNFSLLKKLGATTKPVLLKRGLSATIEDWLMSAEYILAGGNPNVILCERGIRTFDRQFTRNTLDISAIPVLRTLTHLPIMIDPSHATGKSEFVPTMTMASIAAGADSLMIEVHPNPAKALSDGPQSLTLEGFKELMHEITALSKFFGRSSHNNSKNLKPKAISLVSY from the coding sequence GTGATTATTGTAATGAAACCCTTCACCCCATCTGCGGAAATAGAACAAGTAAATGAAGAAATTCGTCGCCATGAACTTACACCAGAAATCTGTGTAGGTCATCATAAAGTAGTAATCGGTTTGGTGGGAGATACCTCAGAACTTGATCCACGCCAGATTCAAAATTTGAACCCTTTTATAGAGCAAGTAATTAGGATTAAAAAGCCTTTCAAACGAGCTTCTTTAGAATTTCGTTACGGAGAACATAGTGAGGTTGTAGTACCAACACCTAATGGGCCTATAACTTTTGGGCAAAACCATCCTGTAGTTGTAGTTGCAGGCCCTTGCTCGGTAGAAAACGAAGAAATGATCGTCGAGACAGCCCAAGCGGTGAAAGAATGCGGTGTACAATTTTTACGTGGTGGAGCATATAAACCCCGTACATCACCTTATGCTTTCCAAGGTCATGGTGAGAGCGCTCTTGCTTTGTTAGCAAAAGCTAAAGAAGCTACAGGTTTAGGAATCATTACAGAAATCATGGATACAGATGACTTAGACAAGCTCATCGAAGTAGCAGATGTGTTGCAAATTGGGGCCCGAAATATGCAGAATTTTTCACTTCTCAAAAAACTAGGAGCTACCACTAAGCCAGTGCTACTGAAGCGGGGACTGTCAGCCACTATCGAAGATTGGTTGATGTCAGCAGAGTATATTTTAGCCGGAGGTAATCCAAACGTTATACTATGTGAGCGAGGAATTCGCACCTTTGACCGACAGTTTACAAGAAACACGCTTGATATATCTGCAATTCCAGTTTTGCGAACCCTGACCCACTTACCTATCATGATTGATCCTAGTCATGCCACAGGTAAGTCCGAATTTGTGCCAACTATGACAATGGCATCAATAGCTGCTGGTGCAGATTCCTTGATGATTGAAGTTCACCCCAATCCAGCTAAAGCACTTTCAGATGGACCTCAATCACTGACATTGGAAGGATTTAAAGAATTAATGCACGAAATAACTGCCCTAAGTAAATTCTTTGGTCGTTCGTCTCACAACAATAGTAAAAATCTAAAGCCAAAAGCTATCTCATTGGTGAGCTATTAA
- a CDS encoding WecB/TagA/CpsF family glycosyltransferase: MRINICGVEIDKYSFDEVVEQIINHALSQRKPEYVVTPNAMHIVTLQKDVDFQEIYRKAFLVVPDGVSLLWAAKFLQTPLSGRVNGTDLFEKLCAIASEKGLKVFLLGGRPGSAEKAKKTLVARHPSLQIVGTYCPPYGFESQLTELNSINSTIIEAAPHILFVGLGAPKQEKWIAANYLYLGVPISVGIGVSFELVSNMVTRAPVWMQKAGFEWLFRLLVEPSRLWKRYLFGNYTFIGLLIKQRLGLFKRLSNTKRSDRF; encoded by the coding sequence ATGAGAATTAATATTTGTGGAGTCGAAATTGACAAATATAGTTTTGATGAAGTTGTGGAACAAATCATTAACCATGCGCTCTCCCAGAGGAAACCAGAATATGTCGTTACTCCTAATGCCATGCATATTGTTACCTTACAGAAGGATGTCGATTTTCAAGAGATTTATCGCAAGGCTTTTTTAGTAGTGCCAGACGGGGTGTCACTGCTGTGGGCGGCTAAGTTTTTACAAACTCCCCTTTCCGGTAGAGTGAATGGTACAGATTTGTTCGAGAAACTCTGCGCCATTGCTTCTGAAAAAGGATTAAAGGTATTTTTATTAGGAGGTCGCCCTGGTTCTGCCGAAAAAGCGAAAAAAACTCTTGTTGCTAGACATCCAAGTTTGCAGATTGTTGGGACTTACTGTCCTCCCTACGGGTTTGAGTCTCAGCTAACAGAATTAAATTCAATCAACTCAACAATTATAGAGGCGGCTCCCCATATTCTATTTGTAGGTTTGGGAGCACCTAAACAAGAAAAATGGATAGCTGCCAATTATTTGTATTTAGGTGTGCCAATTTCTGTAGGTATTGGGGTCAGCTTTGAGTTGGTTAGCAATATGGTGACAAGAGCACCAGTTTGGATGCAAAAAGCAGGTTTTGAATGGTTATTTCGGCTTCTAGTTGAACCCTCCCGCTTATGGAAGCGTTATCTATTTGGTAATTATACTTTTATTGGTTTGCTAATCAAACAGCGTCTAGGATTGTTTAAGAGACTTTCAAATACAAAAAGATCGGATCGTTTTTAG
- a CDS encoding DUF6745 domain-containing protein, with amino-acid sequence MLKIMSNGRVPNKPIKQRPNQSHEPVSAEYARKLILEHRAWDGMRVLGHLDLSGALDLYNLPENLTCESLDISDCVNLTALPTGLHVTYWIELAGSGITSVSAGHGFIWRWRGVEVTDKIAFESQSLTGQDILNIENVELRRVLIERLGYETFLQQVGGLIRDRDRDAGGERQLVYIPFEDDEPLMVLKVTCPSTGHIHILRVPPYMRNCHQAAAWIAGFNNPDDYHPAIEA; translated from the coding sequence ATGCTCAAGATCATGTCTAATGGACGCGTGCCGAATAAACCAATTAAGCAGCGCCCAAACCAAAGCCACGAGCCTGTATCGGCTGAATATGCTCGAAAACTTATCCTTGAGCATCGCGCCTGGGATGGGATGCGTGTTTTAGGCCATCTGGATTTAAGCGGGGCGTTGGATCTTTACAATCTACCGGAAAATCTCACCTGTGAAAGTCTTGATATCAGCGACTGTGTAAACCTTACAGCCCTTCCCACAGGACTCCACGTTACTTATTGGATCGAGTTAGCCGGAAGTGGGATTACTAGTGTATCTGCGGGACATGGTTTTATCTGGCGCTGGCGAGGCGTGGAAGTGACAGATAAGATTGCCTTTGAATCCCAGTCTCTAACGGGGCAAGATATCCTCAATATAGAGAACGTTGAGTTGCGCCGTGTGCTGATTGAGCGTCTGGGATACGAGACATTTTTGCAGCAAGTGGGAGGATTGATCCGCGATCGCGATCGTGATGCTGGTGGAGAACGTCAACTAGTCTACATCCCTTTTGAAGATGACGAGCCGCTTATGGTCTTAAAAGTCACTTGTCCATCCACAGGACATATTCATATCTTGCGCGTTCCCCCTTATATGCGGAATTGCCATCAAGCAGCTGCTTGGATTGCGGGCTTTAATAACCCAGATGATTATCACCCTGCGATCGAGGCGTAG
- a CDS encoding PEP-CTERM sorting domain-containing protein encodes MKSKFLHLSASVLLATGISGTFVAAPAQAAVCSTSNISLGGVNATACAGAFSGNDTGAGNPLETLLDGGLFASSVGNADWTLLAKSDQANSLFTAANGTNIGSWSLSQPLTSNTFVVSLKSSTNYSAYLFKDYDWSHGLAGVFNTIGVDLNGSGNAGKALSHASLFVSNISSNPAPQAVPEPATLLGLGLAASGMVISRRRKSL; translated from the coding sequence GTGAAAAGCAAATTTCTCCATTTATCAGCTTCAGTTTTACTAGCTACCGGAATCAGTGGTACATTCGTCGCTGCACCAGCACAGGCAGCTGTATGCAGTACCAGCAACATCTCTCTTGGAGGAGTAAATGCCACAGCTTGTGCAGGCGCGTTTTCTGGTAATGATACAGGTGCAGGTAATCCTTTAGAAACTCTCTTGGATGGTGGACTATTTGCCAGTTCTGTGGGTAATGCTGATTGGACACTACTTGCTAAATCTGATCAAGCAAACTCTCTGTTTACAGCAGCTAACGGTACTAATATTGGCAGTTGGAGTCTTTCTCAGCCCTTAACTAGTAACACCTTTGTAGTAAGTCTGAAGAGCAGCACTAATTACAGTGCCTATCTATTCAAAGATTATGATTGGTCTCATGGTTTGGCAGGAGTTTTCAATACCATTGGTGTTGATTTAAATGGTAGTGGAAATGCAGGAAAAGCTCTATCTCATGCTTCATTATTCGTTTCTAATATCAGTAGTAATCCAGCTCCTCAAGCAGTTCCAGAACCAGCTACTTTACTTGGTTTAGGTCTAGCTGCTAGTGGCATGGTAATTTCTCGTCGTCGGAAATCACTATAA
- a CDS encoding Rieske (2Fe-2S) protein, with protein MSWTKVLAVEALSPGTREVVKVGNRKILLLNHENQLYAVDNTCPHLKLPLKSGKIKDGAIVCSFHRSAFDLRTGEVQDWCSWPPGVGKVLSLVSQPKALPVFPLRVEEGSIWVDVQEE; from the coding sequence ATGAGCTGGACTAAAGTTCTTGCAGTCGAAGCACTTTCCCCAGGTACGCGAGAAGTGGTGAAAGTTGGCAACCGGAAAATTCTGCTTTTGAATCACGAAAATCAGCTTTATGCTGTAGATAACACCTGCCCTCACTTAAAATTACCTCTGAAAAGTGGCAAAATAAAAGATGGAGCAATTGTTTGTTCTTTCCATCGCAGTGCTTTTGACTTGCGGACTGGTGAAGTACAAGACTGGTGTTCTTGGCCACCTGGTGTAGGCAAGGTACTCTCATTGGTTTCACAACCAAAGGCGTTGCCAGTGTTTCCTCTTCGTGTGGAAGAAGGTAGTATCTGGGTTGATGTACAAGAGGAATAG
- a CDS encoding glycosyltransferase family 4 protein has product MKQIQVLMLGPSLEQNGGIATVEKLIIKHNLPQFKIQHISTHDEGSIAYRLIVFAKALTTFLWKLSSQEIDIVHIQISDGGSIFRKAICCVIAFLFDKPVLMHTHGAEFHLTYAKLPQIVQQVLSKVFQHCQGFVVLSESWQDYYVLNLGLNPKQVIVLPNPCELPTEVPERKNRTQISLVCCGRVGQRKGTFDLIKAFANLPNHQKKYTQLILAGDGEIEKAQQLAASLNLSDQVTFLGWINSEKRDEVLSQADVFILPSYNEGLPLAILEAMGWSLPVIATPVGGISELVISNQNGLLVTPGNIKQLSSAMELLIENENLRLFLGSNARKNVEPLDIKNCSIRLADIYNSLSQFN; this is encoded by the coding sequence ATGAAGCAAATACAGGTATTAATGCTAGGGCCTAGTTTAGAACAAAATGGAGGAATAGCAACGGTTGAAAAACTGATAATTAAGCATAATCTTCCTCAGTTCAAAATACAACATATAAGCACCCATGATGAAGGCTCAATTGCCTACAGATTAATTGTTTTCGCCAAAGCTCTAACTACATTTTTATGGAAATTATCAAGTCAAGAAATAGATATTGTACACATTCAAATTTCCGATGGTGGTAGCATTTTCCGAAAAGCGATTTGCTGTGTTATTGCCTTTCTCTTTGATAAGCCCGTCTTGATGCACACTCATGGTGCCGAATTTCATCTAACTTACGCTAAACTTCCTCAAATAGTACAGCAAGTTTTAAGTAAAGTATTTCAGCACTGCCAAGGGTTTGTTGTTCTTTCAGAAAGTTGGCAAGATTACTATGTGTTAAATCTAGGTTTAAATCCGAAGCAAGTTATTGTCTTGCCTAACCCATGCGAATTACCTACAGAGGTTCCTGAACGAAAAAATCGGACTCAAATAAGTTTGGTCTGTTGTGGGCGAGTTGGTCAACGCAAGGGGACATTTGATTTAATTAAGGCATTTGCTAACCTGCCAAATCATCAAAAAAAATATACTCAGCTAATTCTGGCAGGAGATGGTGAAATTGAAAAAGCGCAGCAGTTGGCTGCTAGTCTCAACCTTTCAGACCAGGTAACTTTTCTGGGTTGGATTAATTCCGAAAAACGGGATGAAGTTTTGTCACAAGCAGATGTGTTTATTTTGCCTTCTTACAACGAGGGTCTGCCTCTGGCGATTTTAGAAGCTATGGGTTGGAGTTTACCCGTGATTGCAACCCCTGTTGGAGGGATTTCTGAACTAGTGATTTCAAATCAAAATGGTCTGCTAGTTACCCCAGGAAACATCAAACAGTTATCCTCAGCGATGGAATTGTTGATTGAAAATGAGAATTTACGACTTTTTTTGGGCAGTAATGCTAGGAAAAATGTCGAACCTTTAGATATTAAAAATTGCTCCATTCGTTTAGCCGATATCTATAACTCATTATCACAATTTAATTAA